A genomic window from Silene latifolia isolate original U9 population chromosome Y, ASM4854445v1, whole genome shotgun sequence includes:
- the LOC141627563 gene encoding uncharacterized protein LOC141627563 — translation MDIDPSFPKRRERRRKKQFDEGLDDSSCVSEEESFRVNYFLYLIDQAISSLKTRFEQYEEFESIFGFMFSTTKLNSIDDLMLESCCVNLENVLKNNANSDIDGNALYLDLKFFKELMPDTCMGPLAILNHMKKVGGCFPNAVTAYRILLTTPITVASAERSFSKLKLLKSYLRSTMSQDCLNGLAMIAIENKVLDKFCY, via the coding sequence ATGGACATTGATCCTTCTTTTCCTAAAAGACGAGAAAGACGAAGAAAAAAACAATTTGATGAGGGTCTTGATGATTCATCATGTGTATCTGAAGAGGAATCATTTAGAGTTAATTATTTTTTATACCTTATTGATCAAGCAATATCTTCACTTAAAACAAGGTTCGAACAATACGAAGAATTTGAAAGTATATTTGGCTTTATGTTCTCTACTACTAAGTTGAATTCAATAGATGATTTAATGTTAGAGTCTTGTTGTGTTAATCTTGAGAATGTACTAAAAAACAATGCGAATTCTGATATTGACGGAAATGCATTGTACTTagatttgaaattttttaaagAATTAATGCCTGATACATGTATGGGTCCTCTGGCAATTTTGAATCATATGAAAAAAGTTGGCGGGTGTTTTCCTAATGCAGTCACAGCGTATAGGATCTTATTGACGACTCCGATCACCGTTGCATCGGCCGAAAGAAGTTTTTCAAAGTTGAAGTTATTGAAGTCATATTTGCGTTCGACAATGTCACAAGACTGCTTAAATGGATTAGCTATGATAGCTATTGAGAATAAAGTTTTAGACAAATTTTGTTATTAG
- the LOC141627564 gene encoding uncharacterized protein LOC141627564 — protein sequence MNPKTRKHESGCEKRKKKKRIEELTRSQKGALDKFVVKDVDNCGGLNETQNENIDNVTVSVPLINEINNDESLRVDGLLAGINNDFEDVPMENVNSSSENVEEGVNDTDDANFEEGIYDARNWDKLNAKQIDELAVKGPMRDFSIDRGPKNSGNRYFSSKFYTRFMPNGEKWDREWLVYSKDLDKVFCFCCKLFRKSQGRGELVSSGFNDWIHLGVRLKEHETSVEHVRNMTIWYELRLRLGKNKVIDELNQKNVYKEKEHWKNVMVRIIAIVKYLGKHNLAFHGTNEKLYQASNGNFLGLVEMVTEFDPVIQKHVSRITNSDANCHYLGHNIQNELISLLGHNIKSDIIKKIKEAKYFSLILDCTPDISHKEQMSIILCYVDTSLLHEFQVEESFLGFLNVNDTSGLGLFNALQNELKCLDLDIDNIRGQGYDNGSNMKGKHQGVQKRLLDINPRAFYTPCGCHSLNLTLCDIANSCSQGKDFFAIIQRVYTIFAHSTKRWNILKDNVSGLTPKPLSATRWESRIDSVKAIRFQHVEFQEALLEIADVDNDGIIRSQAKSLALNELGSFEFVVSIVIWYEILYFVNEVSKNLQSKNMLIDVAILQINALISTFEKYRDTGFSKAMETA from the coding sequence ATGAATCCTAAAACAAGAAAACATGAGTCGGGTTGTGAAAAACgtaagaaaaaaaagagaattgaagAGCTAACTCGTTCTCAAAAAGGTGCTCTTGATAAATTTGTTGTTAAAGATGTTGATAATTGTGGTGGTTTGAACGAAACTCAGAATGAAAATATTGATAATGTTACTGTTAGTGTGCCCTTAATTAACGAAATAAATAATGATGAGTCTTTACGTGTTGACGGTCTTCTTGCTGGAATAAATAATGATTTTGAGGATGTGCCTATGGAAAATGTTAATTCATCTTCTGAAAATGTTGAAGAAGGGGTTAATGATACTGATGATGCTAATTTTGAAGAAGGTATTTATGATGCTAGAAACTGGGATAAACTAAATGCTAAACAAATAGACGAATTAGCTGTTAAAGGTCCAATGAGGGATTTTAGTATTGATAGGGGTCCTAAAAACTCAGGCAATAGATACTTTTCGTCAAAATTTTACACTAGATTTATGCCAAACGGAGAAAAATGGGATAGAGAATGGCTTGTCTATTCAAAAGATCTAGATAAAGTGTTTTGCTTTTGCTGTAAATTATTTCGAAAATCTCAAGGTAGAGGCGAATTAGTATCCAGTGGCTTTAATGATTGGATTCATCTTGGTGTAAGACTTAAAGAGCATGAAACGAGTGTGGAACATGTTAGGAACATGACTATTTGGTATGAATTGCGTTTACGACTAGGTAAGAATAAAGTAATTGACGAGTTGAATCAAAAAAATGTATATAAAGAGAAGGAACACTGGAAAAATGTAATGGTAAGAATAATTGCAATTGTCAAGTACCTCGGAAAACATAATTTAGCCTTTCATGGCACTAATGAAAAATTGTATCAGGCAAGTAATGGAAATTTTTTGGGGTTGGTTGAGATGGTGACCGAGTTTGATCCAGTGATTCAAAAACATGTTAGTCGCATAACAAATAGCGATGCTAATTGCCATTATCTTGGTCACAATATCCAAAATGAGTTGATAAGCTTGCTCGGTCATAACATTAAATCTGATATCATCAAGAAAATTAAGGAAGCAAAGTACTTTTCTTTGATACTTGATTGTACGCCTGATATTAGCCACAAAGAGCAAATGTCTATAATATTATGTTATGTGGATACTTCTTTATTACATGAGTTTCAAGTAGAAGAGTcatttttgggatttttgaatGTGAATGATACTAGTGGTTTAGGACTTTTTAATGCTTTGCAAAATGAGTTAAAATGTCTTGATCTTGATATAGATAATATAAGAGGCCAAGGCTATGATAATGGGTCTAATATGAAAGGAAAACATCAAGGAGTGCAAAAAAGATTGTTGGACATAAATCCTAGAGCCTTTTATACACCTTGTGGTTGTCATAGTTTAAACCTCACATTATGCGACATAGCTAATTCATGTAGTCAAGGTAAAGATTTTTTTGCAATCATACAACGTGTATACACTATATTTGCCCATTCGACAAAGAGGTGGAATATTTTGAAAGATAATGTATCAGGTTTAACTCCTAAACCGTTGTCAGCTACACGTTGGGAAAGTCGTATTGATAGTGTAAAAGCTATAAGATTTCAACATGTGGAATTTCAAGAAGCTTTGCTTGAAATTGCCGATGTCGATAATGATGGTATTATTAGAAGCCAAGCTAAATCCTTAGCATTGAATGAACTTGGTAGttttgagttcgtcgtgtcaatAGTCATTTGGTATGAAATATTGTACTTTGTTAATGAAGTTAGTAAAAATCTACAATCGAAAAATATGCTTATTGATGTGGCTATTTTACAAATCAATGCTTTAATTTCAACTTTTGAAAAGTATAGAGATACCGGTTTCTCTAAAGCTATGGAAACCGCTTAA